Proteins found in one Orcinus orca chromosome 11, mOrcOrc1.1, whole genome shotgun sequence genomic segment:
- the LOC101274785 gene encoding NADH-cytochrome b5 reductase 3 isoform X2, producing MGAQLSTLGHVVLSPVWFLYSLFMKLFQRSTPAITLENPDIKYPLRLIDKEVISHDTRRFRFALPSPQHILGLPVGQHIYLSARIDGNLVIRPYTPVSSDDDKGFVDLVIKVYFKDTHPKFPAGGKMSQYLESMKIGDTIEFRGPNGLLVYQGKGTFAIRPDKKSSPVITTVKSVGMIAGGTGITPMLQVIRAIMKDPDDPTVCHLLFANQTEKDILLRPELEELRNEHSARFKLWYTVDKAPEAWDYSQGFVNEEMIRDHLPPPEEEPLVLMCGPPPMIQYACLPNLDRVGHPKERCFAF from the exons ATGGGGGCCCAGCTGAGCACG TTGGGCCACGTGGTCCTCTCCCCAGTCTGGTTCCTGTATAGCCTGTTCATGAAACTGTTCCAGCGCTCCACCCCAGCCATCACCCTCGAGAACCCGGACATCAAGTACCCCCTGCGGCTGATTGACAAGGAG GTCATCAGCCATGATACCCGCCGGTTCCGCTTTGCTCTGCCGTCACCCCAGCACATCCTGGGCCTCCCCGTCG GCCAGCACATCTACCTCTCGGCTCGAATCGATGGGAACCTAGTCATTCGGCCCTACACGCCCGTCTCCAGCGATGACGACAAGGGCTTCGTGGACCTGGTCATCAAG GTTTACTTCAAAGACACCCACCCCAAGTTTCCCGCTGGAGGGAAGATGTCCCAGTACCTGGAAAGCATGAAGATTGGAGACACCATTGAGTTCCGAGGCCCAAATGGGCTGCTGGTCTACCAGGGCAAAG GAACGTTTGCCATCCGTCCGGACAAGAAATCCAGCCCTGTCATCACAACGGTGAAGTCTGTGGGCATGATTGCAGGAGGAACGG GAATCACCCCAATGCTGCAGGTGATCCGTGCGATCATGAAGGACCCGGATGATCCGACCGTGTGCCATCTGCTCTTTGCCAACCAG ACTGAGAAGGACATCCTGCTGCGGCCCGAGCTGGAGGAACTGAGGAACGAACATTCTGCGCGCTTCAAGCTCTGGTACACAGTGGACAAAGCCCCTGAAG CCTGGGACTACAGCCAGGGCTTCGTGAACGAGGAGATGATCCGGGACCACCTTCCGCCCCCAGAGGAGGAGCCGCTGGTGCTGATGTGCGGACCCCCGCCCATGATCCAGTACGCCTGCCTGCCCAACCTGGACCGCGTGGGCCACCCCAAGGAGCGCTGCTTCGCCTTCTGA
- the LOC101274785 gene encoding NADH-cytochrome b5 reductase 3 isoform X3 produces MKLFQRSTPAITLENPDIKYPLRLIDKEVISHDTRRFRFALPSPQHILGLPVGQHIYLSARIDGNLVIRPYTPVSSDDDKGFVDLVIKVYFKDTHPKFPAGGKMSQYLESMKIGDTIEFRGPNGLLVYQGKGTFAIRPDKKSSPVITTVKSVGMIAGGTGITPMLQVIRAIMKDPDDPTVCHLLFANQTEKDILLRPELEELRNEHSARFKLWYTVDKAPEAWDYSQGFVNEEMIRDHLPPPEEEPLVLMCGPPPMIQYACLPNLDRVGHPKERCFAF; encoded by the exons ATGAAACTGTTCCAGCGCTCCACCCCAGCCATCACCCTCGAGAACCCGGACATCAAGTACCCCCTGCGGCTGATTGACAAGGAG GTCATCAGCCATGATACCCGCCGGTTCCGCTTTGCTCTGCCGTCACCCCAGCACATCCTGGGCCTCCCCGTCG GCCAGCACATCTACCTCTCGGCTCGAATCGATGGGAACCTAGTCATTCGGCCCTACACGCCCGTCTCCAGCGATGACGACAAGGGCTTCGTGGACCTGGTCATCAAG GTTTACTTCAAAGACACCCACCCCAAGTTTCCCGCTGGAGGGAAGATGTCCCAGTACCTGGAAAGCATGAAGATTGGAGACACCATTGAGTTCCGAGGCCCAAATGGGCTGCTGGTCTACCAGGGCAAAG GAACGTTTGCCATCCGTCCGGACAAGAAATCCAGCCCTGTCATCACAACGGTGAAGTCTGTGGGCATGATTGCAGGAGGAACGG GAATCACCCCAATGCTGCAGGTGATCCGTGCGATCATGAAGGACCCGGATGATCCGACCGTGTGCCATCTGCTCTTTGCCAACCAG ACTGAGAAGGACATCCTGCTGCGGCCCGAGCTGGAGGAACTGAGGAACGAACATTCTGCGCGCTTCAAGCTCTGGTACACAGTGGACAAAGCCCCTGAAG CCTGGGACTACAGCCAGGGCTTCGTGAACGAGGAGATGATCCGGGACCACCTTCCGCCCCCAGAGGAGGAGCCGCTGGTGCTGATGTGCGGACCCCCGCCCATGATCCAGTACGCCTGCCTGCCCAACCTGGACCGCGTGGGCCACCCCAAGGAGCGCTGCTTCGCCTTCTGA
- the LOC101274785 gene encoding NADH-cytochrome b5 reductase 3 isoform X1: MEPGELGHVVLSPVWFLYSLFMKLFQRSTPAITLENPDIKYPLRLIDKEVISHDTRRFRFALPSPQHILGLPVGQHIYLSARIDGNLVIRPYTPVSSDDDKGFVDLVIKVYFKDTHPKFPAGGKMSQYLESMKIGDTIEFRGPNGLLVYQGKGTFAIRPDKKSSPVITTVKSVGMIAGGTGITPMLQVIRAIMKDPDDPTVCHLLFANQTEKDILLRPELEELRNEHSARFKLWYTVDKAPEAWDYSQGFVNEEMIRDHLPPPEEEPLVLMCGPPPMIQYACLPNLDRVGHPKERCFAF; encoded by the exons ATGGAGCCTGGAGAG TTGGGCCACGTGGTCCTCTCCCCAGTCTGGTTCCTGTATAGCCTGTTCATGAAACTGTTCCAGCGCTCCACCCCAGCCATCACCCTCGAGAACCCGGACATCAAGTACCCCCTGCGGCTGATTGACAAGGAG GTCATCAGCCATGATACCCGCCGGTTCCGCTTTGCTCTGCCGTCACCCCAGCACATCCTGGGCCTCCCCGTCG GCCAGCACATCTACCTCTCGGCTCGAATCGATGGGAACCTAGTCATTCGGCCCTACACGCCCGTCTCCAGCGATGACGACAAGGGCTTCGTGGACCTGGTCATCAAG GTTTACTTCAAAGACACCCACCCCAAGTTTCCCGCTGGAGGGAAGATGTCCCAGTACCTGGAAAGCATGAAGATTGGAGACACCATTGAGTTCCGAGGCCCAAATGGGCTGCTGGTCTACCAGGGCAAAG GAACGTTTGCCATCCGTCCGGACAAGAAATCCAGCCCTGTCATCACAACGGTGAAGTCTGTGGGCATGATTGCAGGAGGAACGG GAATCACCCCAATGCTGCAGGTGATCCGTGCGATCATGAAGGACCCGGATGATCCGACCGTGTGCCATCTGCTCTTTGCCAACCAG ACTGAGAAGGACATCCTGCTGCGGCCCGAGCTGGAGGAACTGAGGAACGAACATTCTGCGCGCTTCAAGCTCTGGTACACAGTGGACAAAGCCCCTGAAG CCTGGGACTACAGCCAGGGCTTCGTGAACGAGGAGATGATCCGGGACCACCTTCCGCCCCCAGAGGAGGAGCCGCTGGTGCTGATGTGCGGACCCCCGCCCATGATCCAGTACGCCTGCCTGCCCAACCTGGACCGCGTGGGCCACCCCAAGGAGCGCTGCTTCGCCTTCTGA